One genomic window of Solanum dulcamara chromosome 10, daSolDulc1.2, whole genome shotgun sequence includes the following:
- the LOC129869868 gene encoding agamous-like MADS-box protein AGL29, whose amino-acid sequence MERKSSEIRKSTAEVKFIKDKRAEGVRISNMQKTLSKKANELSILCGVEIAILIFSIGCHEPFLFGNPDVDSVVHQFLEAKQQSASSFNIKKKKKVERNEANGKSVEGDFTHLLSEDFKLTEAERLEKLNHEIEKLEHHLNKEIDFLQNVIGFEDPKFMLEMNGPTSLTIPPNWLSL is encoded by the coding sequence ATGGAAAGAAAGAGTtctgaaataagaaaaagtaCTGCTGAGGTTAAGTTTATCAAAGATAAACGTGCTGAGGGCGTTAGAATCTCTAATATGCAGAAAACTCTGTCTAAGAAAGCAAATGAGCTTTCTATTTTATGTGGAGTTGAGATTGCAATTCTTATTTTCTCTATTGGATGTCATGAGCCATTTTTGTTTGGTAATCCTGATGTTGACTCAGTCGTCCATCAATTTTTGGAGGCAAAACAACAATCTGCATCTTCGTTTaatataaagaagaagaaaaaggtggAAAGAAATGAGGCCAATGGAAAATCTGTTGAAGGTGATTTCACACATCTTCTATCAGAAGATTTCAAATTGACTGAAGCAGAAAGACTTGAGAAATTAAACCACGAGATCGAGAAACTTGAACATCATTTGAATAAGGAAATTGATTTCTTACAAAATGTGATTGGCTTTGAAGATCCAAAATTTATGCTTGAAATGAATGGGCCTACTTCTTTGACCATACCACCTAATTGGTTGAGTCTTTAA